The Lolium rigidum isolate FL_2022 chromosome 2, APGP_CSIRO_Lrig_0.1, whole genome shotgun sequence genomic interval TCCCATGTTTCATTGCCTCTGTACCGTACCTGAAGGTTTCGATCAGCTGCCTAAGTTTTTCGTACGAATCGCCTCCTTTCTCCATGGCCCTGCGAGCTTTCGCGCCGTACTCCTtggccttcctcctcctctcctccgcctcctccccacCGTCCATGAGCAGCGATACCGCACGCGCTATGCCTTCGCGCAGAACCGGCACGGGCGCGTCGTCGTCCAGGATCATCACTGGCGCCGTTACGCCGATCGGGAGGCCGACGCCGAGCACGTCCACGGCCAGCTGCTCGTTCAGGAACTGGTCGGCGAAATGCGGCCACGTCACGGCCGGCACGCCGTGCGCGATGGACTCCAGCAGCGAGTTCCAGCCGCAGTGCGTGACGAACCCCCCAACGGCGCCGTGCGATAGGACGGCGAGCTGCGGCGCCCAGCCGCGCACAACGAGACCGCGGCCCACCGTGCGAGCCTCCAGGGCCTCTAGCCATACCCGAGCCTCCGGCGAAGCCAGCTCCGACTCCTTCACGACCCAAACAAACGGCTTCCCGGAGCCCTCCAGGCCGTGACCGATCTCGAACAGTTGCCTGGGAAGCTTCCGTGCGACGCTGCCGAAGCTGACGTACACGACGGAGTCCGGGGCTTGCTCGTCCAGCCATGCGGTGATCGCGCTCTCGCTGACGCCGGGCTTGTCGCCCCCGCGCGACGCCCTGTCCTCGGTGCCCCGGTCGTGCAGGCAGAACGGGCCAAGCGTCCACACCGGCTTCCCGAGAGCAGCCTCGTAGGCCCCGATGAACTTGTCTTCGAGGTCCAAGAAGGTGTTCACCACCACACCGTCGGACGCGCGCATGGCCGCCATGGCTTCCTCACGCAGCTCCTTGCACCCAGGAGAGGTGAGGAACCCGGGCACCCTTCCCTTGCTCACCTTTACGGACACGGGCATCCCGGGCACGACGTGTGTCTGCCGGtcgccgtcgtcggcggcggctacCCGCTCGTGCAGCCCGTGCGCCGCGGCGTTGAGGTCACAGAGCGAGAAGAAGCAGGAGGGCCCGTGGAAGAAGAGCCGCGGGATGCCGAGGCTGCTGGCGACGCCGGCCGTCCACGAGTTGAACCAGTCGGCGATGATGCAGCTCGGGCGGGGCACCAGCGCGCGCAAGTAGGCCTCGAATGGCGCCGCGAGCTTGTGCAGGGcgaggaagaaggggaggatCTGGGCGTTGTCGGCGATCTTGTCGGCGTTCTGGCAGTCAGGTGGCAGACCGTAGTCGGCCGGCGAGAACGCGAGGTCGACGATCTCGAGGAGGAGTTGCTTgtcgacgccgccgtcgcgcAGCCGCCTGGCGTTCAGCGGCGTGGTGACGAGGCTCGCGCGCGCGCCGCGGGACGCCAGGAGGCGCGCGAGGTCGACCATGGGGATGAGGTGGCCGTGCGCCGGGAGAGGGACAAGGACGAAGTGCGGCTTCGCCGTCGCGGCAGCGGCAAGTGCTTGCTGTGTTGGCGCCATTGTGGGCACACTCATCAACGCCCTCGCAAGTGGTTTAAGAGAGCGATGAGGGTCTGGAAGAAGAAATGGGTACTAATGGTCAGCAAAAGGCGCTTTTAGAGCGTGCAAAATATAAGGCTGCTGCTGCGTTTCTCACAGTCCCACTAACAACTTCCTCATCCTCAACTTGTTTGCTCCAGCCATGGCTGCCACTCCACGTTGCTGTGCTCCCCACTTCTTCTCTAGCTTAAAAAGAGGGCTTCTCTCAATTGGAGCAAAAATATCGTGTTTTCCTTTCAGCCATGAAACCAGAGGATATGAGAAATGCGTGGTTGTCAGAACACGTGATGTGGAATAGTAGGTGCGTTTTCCAGAAATCTGAATTTTATACCACAAGAGCGGctgattttttttagatttttagtGCTCCCATTTGACAGTTACCCGCCAATATACAATTTGAATAGCCACACATCAGCTGCTGGTCAGCTTGGAGGAGTCATCATTTCAAATTATTTATTTAGGTGATCACTAGGaaatatgcccgtgcgttgcatcggggaaAAACAAAATCTGTAAATACATAAAAACATAAAATCATCTTCCTTCAACAATAGTTCCTCCTTAAGTGTTCCTCGGATTTCACTTTTCCAGCCGTAGCACCACATCTATATTTCAATCAACATGATTATTGTCAACTTGTTTGTCACCTTAAAGTTAGGAACATTCTTACGACAATACATTACTTCGAGGACAATAAATTGTTAGAAGCCAGGGCAAGAACCTATCCTATAATATTCATGGAACTTCAAGACATATATACGTAAAGTACCTATCAAGTAAATTTAAAACCCAAGGTAGTTAGCTTCTGCCCTTTAACTCGGCGAAAAACATCTCAAGCCGTAATCAAACTTTATGACTCAATGAGTCAATGTACACATCCGGGAGGTATTACACAAGAAGAGCTTAATAACTTTTTTTGTAGCCCTATACACATATGTGGATCTTGCGTCAAGCGTCCTCGTACTGCATCACAGCAGCTTACGCTGGGCGAGTTTATCAGGACGAACTTGCACGTACGCGACTCCTTGGCCACGCACATGTACATGGTGCTTAAAGTGCTCCTGCCCTAGCTTCTTCCGGATGCGGTAGTGGTCTCGCACGTTGGCCGTCAAGTGTGGTGACACTGACACTGGCCGCCCGGACGCCATCTGCGGAGGGCACTGGCCACGTATTCACCTCGCGCCTTCCCCGGCGTGCCGATTCGTCTGCTGCATTGGCTAGTCCCGGCGCGCACACTGAATCATGGAATCAGCCTCGCTATGCTCGATCTAGTGGAGGCAATCGCCGGAGACGGATCGAGCGGGTCGCCGGCCACAGAATCGTGCTCGATCTGACCGAGGACCGCTGGTGTTGCAAATATACGTCCCCCACTTGCGACTGTGAGGTCGTTGCCAACGATCAGATTGTTCAGACTTCAGAGGCCATGAATGAGACCGATAATAATCTGCAAAGCCGCCCACCTCACTGCAAT includes:
- the LOC124686793 gene encoding UDP-glycosyltransferase 73E1-like, with the protein product MSVPTMAPTQQALAAAATAKPHFVLVPLPAHGHLIPMVDLARLLASRGARASLVTTPLNARRLRDGGVDKQLLLEIVDLAFSPADYGLPPDCQNADKIADNAQILPFFLALHKLAAPFEAYLRALVPRPSCIIADWFNSWTAGVASSLGIPRLFFHGPSCFFSLCDLNAAAHGLHERVAAADDGDRQTHVVPGMPVSVKVSKGRVPGFLTSPGCKELREEAMAAMRASDGVVVNTFLDLEDKFIGAYEAALGKPVWTLGPFCLHDRGTEDRASRGGDKPGVSESAITAWLDEQAPDSVVYVSFGSVARKLPRQLFEIGHGLEGSGKPFVWVVKESELASPEARVWLEALEARTVGRGLVVRGWAPQLAVLSHGAVGGFVTHCGWNSLLESIAHGVPAVTWPHFADQFLNEQLAVDVLGVGLPIGVTAPVMILDDDAPVPVLREGIARAVSLLMDGGEEAEERRRKAKEYGAKARRAMEKGGDSYEKLRQLIETFRYGTEAMKHGNTVTA